A section of the Pseudovibrio sp. M1P-2-3 genome encodes:
- the cysD gene encoding sulfate adenylyltransferase subunit CysD, with amino-acid sequence MGTDQMSHLKRLENESIHIIREVAAEFKNPVMLYSIGKDSAVMLHLALKAFYPSKLPFPLLHVDTTWKFKEMITFRDMTAKKYGLELLIHTNQEGVEQNINPFDHGSSNYTHIMKTEALKQALTKYGFDAAFGGARRDEEKSRAKERVFSFRSAAHSWDPKKQRPELWNLYNARVAPGESIRAFPLSNWTELDIWQYILAENIDIVPLYLAAKRPVVERDGTLIMVDDERLPLRDGEVIEEKLVRFRTLGCYPLTGAIESDADTLPDVVREMLIARTSERQGRLIDHDDSASMEKKKREGYF; translated from the coding sequence ATGGGGACCGATCAGATGTCGCATTTGAAGCGGCTGGAAAACGAGAGTATTCATATAATTCGGGAAGTTGCTGCAGAATTTAAAAATCCTGTAATGCTATACTCGATCGGCAAGGACTCCGCAGTTATGCTGCATCTTGCTTTGAAGGCCTTCTATCCTTCCAAGTTGCCGTTTCCTCTTTTGCATGTGGATACCACATGGAAATTCAAGGAAATGATCACTTTTAGGGACATGACCGCTAAAAAGTATGGTTTGGAGTTGCTGATTCACACCAATCAAGAAGGTGTGGAGCAAAACATCAACCCGTTTGATCATGGCTCTTCCAACTATACACACATCATGAAAACTGAGGCCCTGAAGCAGGCGCTGACCAAGTATGGTTTTGACGCAGCTTTTGGTGGGGCGCGCCGAGATGAGGAAAAATCCCGGGCCAAGGAACGGGTGTTCTCTTTCAGGAGTGCCGCACATAGCTGGGACCCGAAGAAGCAACGTCCGGAGCTTTGGAATCTTTATAACGCACGGGTTGCCCCGGGTGAATCTATTCGGGCGTTCCCGCTGTCAAACTGGACGGAACTTGATATTTGGCAATATATTCTTGCCGAGAACATTGATATCGTTCCCCTTTACCTTGCTGCTAAGCGCCCGGTCGTGGAACGCGACGGCACGTTGATTATGGTGGATGATGAACGTCTGCCACTTCGTGATGGTGAGGTGATTGAAGAAAAATTGGTTCGTTTCCGTACACTGGGTTGCTACCCACTGACAGGTGCAATTGAATCTGATGCGGATACGCTCCCTGATGTGGTGAGGGAGATGTTGATTGCTCGAACCTCAGAGCGGCAGGGCCGCCTTATCGATCATGACGATTCGGCGAGTATGGAGAAGAAGAAACGAGAGGGGTATTTCTAA